One stretch of Jiangella gansuensis DSM 44835 DNA includes these proteins:
- a CDS encoding GNAT family N-acetyltransferase — MGDLGPTELRLMQGLAQRVTALRPELLKGDATVGELAWVWAKDYDALNQFWRHRFWFVDGRLAGWGWVHLPHRVQPSDGKVREADVPAPVLPRGFRFVSAADVSVADVVTAHRNAWYPSGLTEAAFERVRRTWPYRADLHVLIEAADGTLAATASVWLDDATRTAEFEPVGTHRDFRRRGLGTALQLHGMQLARAAGANRMLVACLGAPAHPAARNMYYGVGFRELTRDVPLIKVAA, encoded by the coding sequence ATGGGAGATCTTGGTCCGACCGAACTCCGGCTGATGCAGGGCCTGGCCCAGCGGGTGACCGCGCTGCGGCCGGAACTGCTGAAGGGCGACGCCACCGTCGGTGAGCTGGCCTGGGTGTGGGCCAAGGACTACGACGCGCTCAACCAGTTCTGGCGGCACCGGTTCTGGTTCGTCGACGGCCGGCTGGCCGGTTGGGGGTGGGTGCATCTGCCCCACCGGGTCCAGCCCAGCGATGGGAAGGTCCGTGAGGCCGACGTGCCGGCTCCGGTGCTACCCAGGGGTTTCCGGTTTGTGTCGGCCGCGGACGTCTCGGTGGCTGACGTCGTCACAGCGCATCGGAACGCCTGGTATCCGTCCGGCCTCACCGAAGCGGCGTTCGAACGGGTCCGGCGCACCTGGCCGTACCGGGCCGACCTGCATGTGCTGATCGAGGCGGCGGACGGCACACTCGCCGCGACAGCGAGCGTCTGGTTGGACGACGCGACGCGAACCGCTGAATTCGAGCCCGTCGGAACCCACCGGGACTTCCGGCGACGAGGGCTGGGCACCGCGTTGCAGCTGCACGGTATGCAGCTGGCCAGGGCGGCCGGCGCGAACCGGATGCTGGTCGCCTGTCTTGGCGCGCCGGCGCATCCGGCTGCCCGGAACATGTACTACGGCGTCGGCTTTCGCGAGCTGACCCGGGACGTGCCGCTGATCAAGGTCGCGGCCTGA
- a CDS encoding 5'-3' exonuclease encodes MPSPRGKLLLLDTASLYFRAFFGVPDSITAPDGTPVNAVRGLLDFIARLTTDRQPARLVACLDADWRPAFRVALLPSYKAHRLANAARNIEEVPAALEAQIPVILEVLSALGIAHIGVPGFEADDVIGTLAGRDPGPVDVVTGDRDLFQLVDDSRDVRILYTARGVGRHEVVDESVVAAKYGIPGRSYADFATLRGDPSDGLPGVSGVGDKTAGTLITRFGSIEGLLAAVDDPGADLSPTLRRKINDARDYLAVAPDVVRVRGDVPIPDYDDTLPATPAEPEKLVELGTRWGLDSSLNRVLNAFNPAPADA; translated from the coding sequence ATGCCTAGCCCTCGTGGGAAGCTGCTTCTGCTCGACACCGCGTCGCTGTACTTCCGTGCATTCTTCGGTGTCCCCGACTCCATCACGGCGCCCGACGGCACGCCGGTCAACGCGGTGCGTGGCCTGCTGGACTTCATCGCCCGGCTCACCACCGACCGCCAGCCCGCCCGGCTGGTGGCGTGCCTCGATGCGGACTGGCGGCCCGCGTTCCGGGTGGCGCTGCTGCCGTCGTACAAGGCGCACCGCCTGGCCAATGCGGCCAGGAACATCGAGGAGGTGCCGGCGGCGCTCGAGGCGCAGATCCCGGTCATCCTCGAGGTGTTGTCGGCGCTCGGCATCGCCCACATCGGCGTGCCGGGGTTCGAGGCCGACGACGTCATCGGCACCCTTGCCGGGCGCGACCCGGGCCCCGTCGACGTCGTCACCGGCGACCGCGACCTGTTCCAGCTGGTCGACGACTCCCGCGACGTGCGCATCCTCTACACCGCGCGCGGCGTCGGCCGGCACGAGGTGGTCGACGAGTCGGTCGTCGCCGCCAAGTACGGCATTCCGGGCCGGTCCTACGCGGACTTCGCGACCCTGCGCGGCGACCCCAGCGACGGCCTGCCCGGCGTGTCCGGGGTCGGTGACAAGACTGCCGGCACGCTCATCACCCGGTTCGGCAGCATCGAGGGCCTGCTGGCCGCCGTCGACGATCCCGGCGCCGACCTCTCCCCCACGCTCCGTCGCAAGATCAACGACGCTCGCGACTATCTGGCGGTCGCGCCGGACGTCGTGCGGGTCCGCGGCGACGTGCCGATTCCGGACTACGACGACACCCTGCCGGCGACGCCCGCCGAGCCGGAGAAGCTGGTCGAGCTCGGCACCCGGTGGGGCCTGGACTCGTCGCTGAACCGGGTTCTCAACGCCTTCAACCCGGCGCCGGCCGACGCCTGA
- a CDS encoding NAD-dependent epimerase/dehydratase family protein, which yields MRLLVLGGSAFAGRAVVDAAVERGWDVTTFNRGRTGNAREGVEMVLGDRLDPDSLAPLRQRDWDAVVDTWTGMPRAVRDSAAALADRAGHYTYVSSRSVYQPPVPHGADESAPTLASSPDAEDGDYGQMKAGGELAAQAAFGDRALIARAGLVLGPHENVGRLPWWLTRAARGGPMLAPGPADLPLQYIDARDLAIWILDCAARGIGGVYNAVSRPGHTTMSGLLDAVVDATGGVASLRWVDPEPILAAGVEPWMDLPVWIPPGHPYTEFGLHTGDVSRAAAAGLRARPVEETVADTWAWLRAIGGSAPQRPDRPPLGLDPRVEAAILDAAG from the coding sequence ATGCGACTTCTGGTGTTGGGCGGGTCGGCGTTCGCCGGACGGGCCGTGGTGGACGCGGCGGTCGAGCGGGGCTGGGACGTGACGACGTTCAACCGCGGCCGCACCGGCAACGCGCGTGAGGGTGTCGAGATGGTCCTGGGCGACCGGCTCGACCCGGACAGTCTCGCGCCGCTGCGGCAACGCGACTGGGACGCCGTCGTCGACACGTGGACCGGCATGCCGCGCGCCGTCCGCGACAGCGCCGCGGCCCTGGCCGACCGCGCCGGCCACTACACCTACGTGTCCAGCCGTTCGGTCTACCAGCCGCCGGTTCCGCACGGGGCCGACGAGTCCGCGCCCACGCTGGCCTCGTCGCCGGACGCCGAAGACGGCGACTACGGGCAGATGAAGGCCGGTGGCGAGCTGGCTGCACAGGCGGCTTTCGGCGACCGCGCGCTGATCGCTCGGGCGGGCCTTGTCCTCGGGCCGCACGAGAACGTCGGCCGGCTGCCGTGGTGGCTGACCCGGGCAGCCCGCGGTGGGCCAATGCTGGCGCCTGGCCCGGCGGACCTGCCGCTGCAGTACATCGATGCGCGGGACCTGGCGATCTGGATCCTCGACTGTGCGGCGCGGGGGATCGGCGGTGTCTACAACGCCGTCAGCCGGCCCGGTCACACGACGATGAGCGGGCTGCTCGACGCCGTCGTCGATGCCACCGGCGGGGTGGCGTCGCTGCGCTGGGTCGACCCCGAACCGATCCTGGCCGCTGGTGTCGAGCCCTGGATGGACCTGCCCGTCTGGATCCCGCCGGGCCACCCGTACACCGAGTTCGGCCTGCACACCGGCGACGTGTCCCGCGCCGCCGCCGCCGGGCTGCGGGCACGGCCGGTCGAGGAGACAGTCGCCGACACGTGGGCCTGGCTGCGCGCCATCGGCGGATCAGCGCCCCAGCGACCCGACCGGCCACCGCTCGGCCTGGACCCGCGGGTCGAAGCGGCCATCCTCGACGCGGCCGGCTGA
- a CDS encoding DEAD/DEAH box helicase — protein sequence MSSPAERYAAAHDRRRDPSPHLRHFQGDYGFEFDDFQVRACRSVEAGRGVLVAAPTGAGKTLVGEFAVHLALEQGRKCFYTTPIKALSNQKYHDLVARHGESRVGLLTGDNTVNGEAPVVVMTTEVLRNMLYAGSSTLTGLSYVVMDEVHYLADRFRGAVWEEVIINLPESVSVISLSATVSNAEEFGDWLTTVRGDTDVVVEEKRPVPLWQHAMVGSRLYDLFAQADGSTDPARRGDSHRVVNPQLARVGRDDFRAPRTGDRRPGRGGRPPRRPRGTYTPGRVEVIEKLDAASLLPAIVFVFSRAGCEAAVQQCLSAGVRLTQPAEREQIREVVEERCAGIPEEDLHVLGYHEWSDGLERGIAAHHAGMLPTFKEVVEELFVRGLVRVVFATETLALGINMPARSVVLERLVKWNGETHAEVTPGEYTQLTGRAGRRGIDIEGHAVVLWQPGFDPTSVAGLASTRTFPLRSSFRPSYNMAVNLVDRVGRASAREILESSFAQFQADRAVVGLARQLRRSEEALDGYSEAMTCDKGDFSEYAALRQAIRDRENALAREGTALRRAAAAAALEKLRPGDVIRVPSGKFAGLAVVLDPGTPRTGPVGSDGPRPTVLTEGRQVRRLSLVDFQTAVEPLTRLRIPRSFNPKVPAARRDLAATLRAKAPDDGGRRGRPHGRRGRSGAADDAELARLRRELRAHPCHQCPDREEHARWAERWFRLRREADQLQRRVESRTNTVARQFDRVCRVLDDLDYLDGDDVTPSGRRLARLYGELDLLAAECLRTGQWDGLDPAELAACVAALTYESRQPDDAVPPRLPPGRVRDVLADMVRLWGELDHLESTHRLDFLREPDLGFSYAAWRWASGHRLDVVLREADLAAGDFVRAIRQLLDLLDQVADAAAGSPLRETARLAAGALRRGVVAYATLS from the coding sequence ATGAGTTCGCCGGCGGAGCGGTACGCGGCAGCACACGACCGGCGGCGCGACCCGTCGCCGCATCTGCGGCACTTCCAGGGTGATTACGGTTTCGAGTTCGACGACTTCCAGGTCCGCGCCTGCCGCAGCGTCGAGGCCGGCCGGGGTGTTCTGGTGGCCGCGCCGACGGGGGCGGGCAAGACGCTGGTCGGCGAGTTCGCCGTGCACCTGGCACTCGAACAGGGCCGCAAGTGCTTCTACACGACACCCATCAAGGCGCTGTCGAACCAGAAGTACCACGACCTCGTCGCCCGCCACGGCGAATCCCGGGTCGGCCTGCTGACCGGTGACAACACCGTCAACGGCGAGGCTCCGGTGGTCGTCATGACCACCGAGGTGCTGCGCAACATGCTCTATGCCGGCTCGTCGACGCTGACCGGGCTGAGCTATGTGGTCATGGACGAGGTGCACTACCTGGCCGACCGGTTCCGCGGCGCGGTCTGGGAAGAAGTGATCATCAACCTGCCTGAGTCGGTGAGTGTGATCTCGCTGTCCGCCACCGTCTCCAACGCCGAGGAGTTCGGCGACTGGCTCACCACGGTCCGTGGCGACACCGACGTCGTCGTCGAGGAGAAGCGGCCGGTGCCGCTGTGGCAGCACGCCATGGTGGGCTCCAGGCTCTACGACCTGTTCGCGCAGGCGGACGGCTCCACGGACCCTGCGCGGCGCGGAGACTCCCATCGGGTGGTGAATCCGCAGCTCGCGCGGGTGGGCCGCGACGACTTCCGCGCGCCACGAACCGGCGACCGGCGGCCCGGCCGTGGGGGCCGCCCGCCGCGTCGGCCACGGGGCACCTACACACCCGGCCGGGTCGAGGTCATCGAGAAGCTGGACGCGGCGAGCCTGCTGCCGGCCATCGTCTTCGTGTTCAGCCGCGCCGGCTGCGAGGCGGCGGTGCAGCAGTGCCTGAGCGCCGGCGTACGGTTGACCCAGCCGGCCGAGCGCGAGCAGATCCGGGAGGTCGTCGAGGAACGCTGCGCCGGCATCCCGGAGGAGGACCTGCACGTCCTGGGCTACCACGAGTGGTCCGACGGGCTGGAGCGCGGTATCGCGGCCCACCATGCCGGCATGTTGCCCACGTTCAAGGAAGTGGTCGAGGAACTGTTCGTGCGCGGGCTGGTCCGGGTGGTCTTCGCGACCGAGACGCTGGCACTGGGCATCAACATGCCGGCGCGTTCCGTCGTCCTGGAGCGCTTGGTCAAGTGGAACGGCGAGACCCACGCCGAGGTCACGCCGGGCGAGTACACCCAGCTCACCGGGCGGGCGGGCCGGCGCGGCATCGACATCGAGGGTCACGCGGTGGTGCTCTGGCAGCCGGGCTTCGACCCCACGTCGGTGGCTGGGCTGGCATCCACCCGGACGTTCCCGCTGCGCTCGTCGTTCCGGCCGTCGTACAACATGGCCGTCAACCTCGTCGACCGGGTCGGCCGGGCCTCGGCTCGCGAGATCCTGGAGTCGTCGTTCGCCCAGTTCCAGGCCGACCGCGCCGTGGTCGGCCTGGCACGCCAGCTGCGCCGCAGCGAGGAGGCCCTCGACGGCTACAGCGAGGCCATGACCTGCGACAAGGGCGACTTCTCCGAGTATGCGGCGCTGCGGCAAGCCATCCGGGACCGCGAGAACGCGCTGGCCCGCGAGGGTACCGCGCTGCGGCGGGCGGCAGCGGCCGCGGCGCTGGAGAAGCTGCGGCCGGGCGACGTCATCCGGGTCCCGTCGGGCAAGTTCGCCGGACTGGCCGTCGTGCTCGACCCCGGGACACCGCGTACCGGGCCGGTCGGTTCGGACGGACCGCGCCCGACGGTGCTCACGGAGGGCCGGCAGGTGCGCCGGCTCTCACTGGTCGATTTCCAGACGGCGGTGGAGCCGCTGACGAGGCTGCGGATTCCGCGGTCGTTCAACCCGAAGGTGCCCGCGGCGCGCCGCGACCTGGCCGCCACCCTGCGGGCGAAGGCCCCCGACGACGGCGGCCGGCGGGGCCGTCCGCACGGCCGACGCGGTCGTTCCGGCGCGGCCGACGACGCCGAACTGGCCCGCCTGCGCCGTGAGCTGCGGGCTCACCCGTGCCACCAGTGCCCGGACCGCGAGGAGCATGCCCGCTGGGCCGAGCGCTGGTTCCGGCTGCGGCGCGAGGCCGACCAGCTGCAGCGACGAGTCGAGTCGCGCACCAACACGGTGGCCCGGCAGTTCGACCGGGTCTGCCGGGTCCTGGACGACCTGGACTACCTCGACGGCGACGACGTCACCCCCTCGGGGCGGCGGCTGGCCCGCCTGTACGGCGAGCTGGACCTGCTGGCCGCGGAGTGTCTGCGCACCGGCCAGTGGGACGGTCTCGACCCGGCTGAACTGGCCGCCTGCGTGGCGGCGCTGACCTACGAGTCCCGCCAGCCTGACGACGCCGTGCCGCCTCGGTTGCCGCCCGGCCGGGTCCGCGACGTGCTCGCGGACATGGTGCGGCTGTGGGGCGAGTTGGACCACCTGGAGTCGACCCACCGGCTGGACTTCCTGCGCGAGCCCGATCTCGGCTTCAGCTACGCCGCCTGGCGCTGGGCCAGCGGGCATCGGCTGGACGTGGTGCTGCGCGAGGCCGACCTCGCCGCCGGCGACTTCGTCCGCGCCATCCGGCAGCTGCTCGACCTGCTGGACCAGGTCGCCGACGCCGCCGCTGGGTCGCCGCTGCGCGAGACCGCCCGGCTGGCCGCCGGTGCGCTGCGCCGCGGCGTCGTCGCCTACGCCACGCTGTCCTGA
- a CDS encoding lanthionine synthetase LanC family protein: MNDHDGIQVAAARAGATGLFAGWQVGGGGDGGAWTVYRPSGLYDAEVGLKIHISAGLGAAADLLDRVLPILARARYPFKHAATMQHLAWLSSGRAGAAQIGKFLTVYPPSSPDARRLAWALHEATTGLGGPRIAGDVPVTAGSLVHVRYGAFTEHWLQLPTGRITTARRAGDGWEPDEREAPAPGPRPAGGRYMLAQRLHASPKGSTWLGFRIDGDGDDLLVVKQAHAFVMEAADGADARSRLRHEAELLRTLAGTGVTPALVDAWDEPDLSFLVYRLVEGPTFASLLTALAEQLTRPPISVLRGWATQLCDAVGAIHAAGMVLGDVKPANLIVTDRGFRVVDVELTGPPTSEPVPGIGTPGYTSPQQGDPALGRGFSDDVYAVGATLLSAALLVDASALPDSRRAALYELARDPGNAYFTTVARCLDPDPAGRPGSVEEIRHAVHRTRARGRSATLRRRPSLSSSSAPRRLELAREVGDILLRSAVRRGRHVFWTSQHPIQSGQAGRDLYAGSAGPALFLAAMAAATRDGDYLEAALGTGRWLWEAPPGYARQVPMPGLYFGECGPGLLYLALAGLTGDDGWARRARAVADRVHAMPAHSPDLMTGAAGTVLYLLAMHRALGDESMLARAGALVEDLARTCDGPGFRWPIPPGHDGLSGQAYLGMSHGTAGIGYAIAEYAAAADDAAAHRLCADVAAWLVDQAVPCLPDGTGLTWSASGDPGSPRAVYWCHGAPGILRFLVRAFEVTGEAALVDAAERAGRTVVAGSVWCGTSQCHGLAGNTEALVDLWQGTGDDRWLRQAWELGDNLAACRRGDGDWPTEYRDVVAPDLMVGRAGIGAGFLRLAMPHSAHLLSPAASRPVTEPLGISNGRPREGRTDHAQHAEERTG; this comes from the coding sequence ATGAACGACCACGACGGCATCCAGGTCGCGGCGGCGCGCGCCGGTGCGACGGGCCTGTTCGCCGGCTGGCAGGTCGGCGGAGGCGGCGACGGCGGAGCGTGGACGGTGTACCGCCCCTCGGGGCTGTACGACGCCGAGGTCGGCCTCAAGATCCACATCTCGGCTGGCCTCGGGGCGGCGGCCGACCTGCTCGACCGAGTGCTCCCGATCCTGGCCCGGGCCCGTTACCCGTTCAAGCACGCTGCCACCATGCAGCACTTGGCCTGGCTTTCCAGCGGACGCGCAGGGGCCGCTCAGATCGGCAAGTTCCTCACCGTCTATCCACCGAGCTCCCCGGACGCGCGCCGGCTCGCCTGGGCGCTGCACGAAGCCACCACCGGCCTGGGCGGCCCCCGGATCGCCGGCGACGTCCCCGTGACGGCGGGCAGCCTCGTCCACGTCCGCTACGGCGCGTTCACCGAGCACTGGCTGCAGCTCCCGACCGGCCGCATCACCACGGCGCGGCGGGCCGGCGACGGCTGGGAGCCCGACGAGCGTGAGGCACCGGCGCCCGGACCTCGGCCGGCGGGTGGCCGGTACATGCTCGCGCAGCGGCTGCACGCCAGCCCGAAGGGGTCCACCTGGCTGGGATTCCGGATCGACGGCGACGGCGACGATCTGCTGGTGGTGAAACAGGCCCACGCGTTCGTCATGGAGGCCGCCGACGGCGCCGACGCCCGGTCCCGCCTGCGGCACGAGGCGGAGCTGCTGCGGACCCTGGCCGGCACGGGCGTCACCCCGGCTCTGGTCGATGCTTGGGACGAGCCCGACCTGTCGTTCCTCGTATACCGGCTGGTCGAAGGGCCGACCTTCGCCTCACTCCTGACCGCGCTGGCCGAACAGCTGACCCGGCCGCCGATCTCCGTCCTGCGCGGCTGGGCGACTCAACTGTGCGACGCCGTCGGCGCGATCCACGCCGCCGGGATGGTCCTCGGTGACGTCAAGCCGGCGAACCTCATCGTGACCGACCGGGGGTTCCGGGTCGTGGACGTCGAGCTGACCGGCCCGCCGACCTCCGAGCCGGTCCCCGGCATCGGCACGCCCGGCTACACGTCTCCGCAGCAGGGCGATCCGGCGCTGGGCCGCGGATTCTCCGACGACGTCTACGCCGTCGGAGCAACCCTGTTGTCCGCAGCGCTGCTGGTCGACGCGTCGGCGCTACCTGACAGCCGCCGCGCGGCGCTCTACGAGCTCGCGCGCGACCCGGGCAACGCGTACTTCACGACGGTCGCGCGCTGCCTGGACCCGGACCCTGCCGGCCGCCCCGGTTCGGTCGAGGAGATCCGCCACGCGGTGCATCGGACTCGTGCCCGCGGCCGGTCGGCCACGCTGCGCCGCCGGCCGTCGTTGTCGTCGTCCTCGGCACCACGCCGGCTCGAACTCGCCCGCGAAGTCGGCGACATCCTCCTGCGCTCGGCTGTGCGCCGCGGCCGCCATGTCTTCTGGACGTCCCAGCATCCCATCCAGAGCGGCCAGGCCGGCAGAGACCTCTATGCGGGATCCGCGGGCCCGGCGCTCTTCCTCGCCGCCATGGCAGCGGCCACCCGCGACGGCGACTACCTGGAGGCCGCGCTCGGCACCGGCCGCTGGCTGTGGGAGGCGCCGCCCGGCTACGCGCGCCAGGTCCCGATGCCGGGTCTGTACTTCGGTGAGTGCGGGCCGGGTCTGCTCTACCTCGCGCTGGCCGGGCTGACCGGCGACGACGGCTGGGCCCGCCGCGCCCGAGCCGTCGCCGACCGCGTGCACGCGATGCCGGCGCATTCCCCCGACCTGATGACCGGCGCGGCCGGCACCGTCCTGTACCTCCTCGCCATGCACCGGGCACTAGGAGACGAGTCCATGCTGGCGCGGGCGGGCGCGCTCGTCGAGGACCTGGCCCGCACCTGCGACGGTCCCGGCTTCCGCTGGCCGATCCCGCCGGGCCACGACGGGCTCAGCGGCCAGGCGTACCTGGGCATGTCCCACGGCACCGCCGGCATCGGTTACGCGATTGCCGAGTACGCCGCCGCGGCCGACGACGCCGCCGCCCACCGCCTGTGCGCTGACGTCGCGGCCTGGCTCGTCGACCAGGCCGTCCCTTGCCTGCCCGACGGCACCGGCCTGACCTGGTCCGCGTCGGGCGACCCGGGGTCCCCCCGGGCGGTCTACTGGTGCCATGGCGCCCCCGGCATCCTCCGCTTCCTCGTCCGGGCCTTCGAGGTGACCGGCGAGGCCGCGCTCGTCGACGCAGCCGAGCGTGCCGGGCGGACCGTCGTCGCCGGCTCCGTCTGGTGCGGCACCTCGCAGTGTCACGGCCTGGCCGGCAACACCGAGGCTCTGGTCGATCTCTGGCAGGGCACCGGCGACGACCGCTGGCTTCGGCAGGCCTGGGAACTCGGCGACAACCTCGCCGCTTGCCGCCGCGGTGACGGCGACTGGCCCACGGAGTATCGGGACGTGGTCGCCCCCGACCTGATGGTCGGGCGGGCCGGCATCGGTGCCGGGTTCCTCCGCCTCGCCATGCCCCACTCGGCGCACCTGCTCTCGCCGGCCGCGTCCCGGCCGGTGACCGAGCCGTTGGGGATCTCCAACGGCCGCCCACGCGAAGGGAGAACGGACCATGCCCAACATGCGGAAGAGAGGACCGGGTGA